One part of the Solea solea chromosome 16, fSolSol10.1, whole genome shotgun sequence genome encodes these proteins:
- the apnl gene encoding actinoporin-like protein, which produces MSESAEAIAADVASKRSVVIEITNMTNNYCLINPRAFLENGETYNPPQPTVRPQKTEVCTFSKSGGKATGSVGVLTYDLLERSRNDYIETVAVMFSVPWDYHLYKNWLAVGIYDKGRACDEKLYKEMYYNKTQDPFVREEAKGSGINYEGKYLDIRATMSPLGNAIMKVEVWDKVFRR; this is translated from the exons ATGTCGGAGTCAGCTGAAGCCATCGCAGCCGATGTGGCCAGCAAGAGAAGCGTGGTCATTGAAATCACAAATATGACCAACAACTACTGCCTCATCAACCCCAG GGCGTTCCTTGAAAATGGGGAGACGTACAACCCGCCACAGCCCACCGTGCGCCCCCAGAAGACCGAGGTTTGCACTTTCTCCAAGTCCGGCGGCAAGGCGACCGGCAGCGTCGGCGTCCTGACCTACGACCTCCTAGAGAGGTCGCGCAACGACTACATCGAGACCGTGGCCGTCATGTTCTCGGTGCCGTGGGACTACCACCTGTACAAGAACTGGTTGGCGGTGGGCATCTACGACAAGGGCCGCGCCTGTGACGAGAAGTTGTACAAAGAAATGTACTACAACAAGACCCAGGATCCGTTTGTCAGGGAGGAAGCCAAGGGGTCAGGCATCAATTACGAGGGCAAATACCTAGACATCAGGGCCACCATGTCTCCTCTCGGTAATGCCATTATGAAGGTGGAGGTGTGGGATAAGGTTTTCCGCCGCTAG
- the LOC131475924 gene encoding bryoporin-like isoform X3: MCHQHPAAAAAAAAAAARGKEKEITALTSRTRPSCELESAVERCDHTRERETPSFHLSVCAGSETQAPNTAVKHNLGCSTPKAKMPETAEAVSATLTTNRNCTIEISNVTANHILINPKVYMSSGFSHHPPQPTIRTNMTEVCSFTKDDNTATGAVGLMTYDLFHKSRSSTERMAVMFSVPFDRNLYKNRLAVGVIEQSSACDKALCDRMYDGKNQSGFTRAEASGSGLVYQTRELDVRATMSSIGKAIIKVELYDKMGH; encoded by the exons ATGTGTCACCAGCAccctgctgccgctgccgctgctgctgctgctgctgctagaggaaaagaaaaggagatcACAGCTCTGACAAG CAGGACACGCCCTTCCTGTGAGTTGGAATCAGCCGTGGAAAGGTGTGATCacacaagagaaagagagactcCCTCCTtccacctctctgtgtgtgcaggatcTGAGACACAGGCACCAAACACTGCTGTGAAGCACAACCTCGGGTGTTCAACTCCAAAAG CCAAGATGCCAGAAACAGCAGAAGCCGTGTCAGCCACCCTCACCACCAACAGAAACTGCACCATAGAAATAAGCAATGTCACCGCGAACCACATACTCATCAACCCCAA GGTCTACATGAGCAGCGGCTTCTCTCACCACCCACCCCAGCCCACCATCCGCACCAACATGACCGAAGTGTGCTCGTTCACCAAGGACGACAACACCGCCACGGGAGCTGTCGGCCTGATGACCTATGACCTCTTCCACAAGAGCCGGTCAAGCACCGAGCGCATGGCCGTCATGTTCTCCGTGCCCTTCGACCGCAACCTGTACAAGAACCGTCTGGCCGTGGGCGTGATCGAGCAGTCCAGCGCCTGTGACAAAGCTCTGTGCGACCGAATGTACGACGGGAAGAACCAGAGTGGCTTCACCCGCGCCGAGGCCAGTGGTTCTGGCCTGGTTTATCAAACCAGAGAGCTCGATGTGAGGGCAACAATGTCCTCAATTGGCAAAGCCATTATCAAAGTGGAGCTGTACGATAAAATGGGTCACTAG
- the LOC131475924 gene encoding bryoporin-like isoform X2, translating to MTNSKLYKARDGKSDKCLQQFGLQQRKTVTETRPSCELESAVERCDHTRERETPSFHLSVCAGSETQAPNTAVKHNLGCSTPKAKMPETAEAVSATLTTNRNCTIEISNVTANHILINPKVYMSSGFSHHPPQPTIRTNMTEVCSFTKDDNTATGAVGLMTYDLFHKSRSSTERMAVMFSVPFDRNLYKNRLAVGVIEQSSACDKALCDRMYDGKNQSGFTRAEASGSGLVYQTRELDVRATMSSIGKAIIKVELYDKMGH from the exons ATGACGAACAGTAAATTATATAAAGCCCGAGATGGAAAGTCTGATAAATGTTTGCAACAGTTTGGACTTCAGCAAAGAAAAACCGTCACAGA GACACGCCCTTCCTGTGAGTTGGAATCAGCCGTGGAAAGGTGTGATCacacaagagaaagagagactcCCTCCTtccacctctctgtgtgtgcaggatcTGAGACACAGGCACCAAACACTGCTGTGAAGCACAACCTCGGGTGTTCAACTCCAAAAG CCAAGATGCCAGAAACAGCAGAAGCCGTGTCAGCCACCCTCACCACCAACAGAAACTGCACCATAGAAATAAGCAATGTCACCGCGAACCACATACTCATCAACCCCAA GGTCTACATGAGCAGCGGCTTCTCTCACCACCCACCCCAGCCCACCATCCGCACCAACATGACCGAAGTGTGCTCGTTCACCAAGGACGACAACACCGCCACGGGAGCTGTCGGCCTGATGACCTATGACCTCTTCCACAAGAGCCGGTCAAGCACCGAGCGCATGGCCGTCATGTTCTCCGTGCCCTTCGACCGCAACCTGTACAAGAACCGTCTGGCCGTGGGCGTGATCGAGCAGTCCAGCGCCTGTGACAAAGCTCTGTGCGACCGAATGTACGACGGGAAGAACCAGAGTGGCTTCACCCGCGCCGAGGCCAGTGGTTCTGGCCTGGTTTATCAAACCAGAGAGCTCGATGTGAGGGCAACAATGTCCTCAATTGGCAAAGCCATTATCAAAGTGGAGCTGTACGATAAAATGGGTCACTAG
- the LOC131475924 gene encoding bryoporin-like isoform X1, with product MTNSKLYKARDGKSDKCLQQFGLQQRKTVTDRTRPSCELESAVERCDHTRERETPSFHLSVCAGSETQAPNTAVKHNLGCSTPKAKMPETAEAVSATLTTNRNCTIEISNVTANHILINPKVYMSSGFSHHPPQPTIRTNMTEVCSFTKDDNTATGAVGLMTYDLFHKSRSSTERMAVMFSVPFDRNLYKNRLAVGVIEQSSACDKALCDRMYDGKNQSGFTRAEASGSGLVYQTRELDVRATMSSIGKAIIKVELYDKMGH from the exons ATGACGAACAGTAAATTATATAAAGCCCGAGATGGAAAGTCTGATAAATGTTTGCAACAGTTTGGACTTCAGCAAAGAAAAACCGTCACAGA CAGGACACGCCCTTCCTGTGAGTTGGAATCAGCCGTGGAAAGGTGTGATCacacaagagaaagagagactcCCTCCTtccacctctctgtgtgtgcaggatcTGAGACACAGGCACCAAACACTGCTGTGAAGCACAACCTCGGGTGTTCAACTCCAAAAG CCAAGATGCCAGAAACAGCAGAAGCCGTGTCAGCCACCCTCACCACCAACAGAAACTGCACCATAGAAATAAGCAATGTCACCGCGAACCACATACTCATCAACCCCAA GGTCTACATGAGCAGCGGCTTCTCTCACCACCCACCCCAGCCCACCATCCGCACCAACATGACCGAAGTGTGCTCGTTCACCAAGGACGACAACACCGCCACGGGAGCTGTCGGCCTGATGACCTATGACCTCTTCCACAAGAGCCGGTCAAGCACCGAGCGCATGGCCGTCATGTTCTCCGTGCCCTTCGACCGCAACCTGTACAAGAACCGTCTGGCCGTGGGCGTGATCGAGCAGTCCAGCGCCTGTGACAAAGCTCTGTGCGACCGAATGTACGACGGGAAGAACCAGAGTGGCTTCACCCGCGCCGAGGCCAGTGGTTCTGGCCTGGTTTATCAAACCAGAGAGCTCGATGTGAGGGCAACAATGTCCTCAATTGGCAAAGCCATTATCAAAGTGGAGCTGTACGATAAAATGGGTCACTAG